The Bacillus sp. FJAT-27916 genomic interval CGAACGCACACTTAACAAACATTAAATCGGTTTTATCTTTAATTTTATCTATATCCGGCATCTGGCTTATATTAGCCGAGCTGCCATAATAAAAGAGCTTAGAGATATCTGACATAAAAGATAAACGATCTTGCTCTTTTCGTATAAAATTCCTCGCAAAATTTTTTGAGACATACATAAGTTCTCCAATTGAATCTTGAGAAAAACCAATATATATTTTTCGTTTCTTCACTAATTTTAGGATTGTTTGACAATCTTCATCCCCATAAAACCACCCATGGATAAATACATTCGTGTCTAAAACAACTTTATATCTTTTAGTCATATCACCTTCTATGATAGTTCAATGCTTTTTCAATTTCCCTTTTCGTTAATCCTTGTTCTTTAATCGTTTTATTAATAATGTCTTGAATATTCTCCATAAAATCAAGCGTTTTTTCTTTATCTTGAATTTGAGTACCCATTTCTTTGTCCTCCTTTTTCATACATATCACCCCCACATCTCTTTATCTTTGGTAATATGTATATTTTCTATACCCCAATGGTAGCATCGAAATGTTAAATTTTGGAGTTTTACTTTTCGACAATATTCCCTCTGATAAAAATAAAAACCACTCTTCTGTTCAATCAGAAAAGTGGTTTTATCATTTCAGTCATGAAAGTTCACGAGGTTATTGCCTGAAAATCTTTTATGTAAAAGACGATCATTAACCTAGTTTGATGGATTCATGCATAGAACGAACAAAGAATTATTTCCCTTGTTGCTTGTTCATCGCATTCATCATTTGATTTACTTTCTTTTGGGAAGGTTTCATTCCCATTTGTGTCATCATCATCTTAATCATTTGCTCATTAATTGGCGGGTTTTTCTTTAGGTAGTCCATCATGTATTTACGTGCGATGAAGAATCCTAAAGCTACACCAGCAAGCAAGGCAATGATTCCTGTTAGAATATAGTATAACATAATCCTTAATAACCTCCTCCGTGCTGTCTAACAGACATTATTAAACCAAGAGTAATAATACCATATGTGGGGTGATATTTCTATCAGATTTTGGCGTATTATGCTGTTATCGCTTGAAAAGTAGCAATTTTAAAGCTAGAGAGGAAAGGTTATGGCTTCCATGCTCAAGAAAGAATGAATTTCGGCTGCTTGATTGGTCTGAGCCATGCACAGCGTCCTTCCCCTGTGTCGAGTGCGAGGAAGTATGGATTCCATTGCCTGAGCCATTCAAAGAAAATCGTCTCACTCTCATAGCTTCCTGAAGCGTGCAGAATCAATGAGTGGTTCCGGTAGCCGAGAGAGGCTTCACTGAACGCTCCATTTCTATTCTTACGGATATAATATACCCCGTTTTCTTCAAAACATCCTTGTTTACTTTTGATTTTTTCATTCATATAAGAGTTGAACAGATTGGCAGGGATTCGTTTTGTCACACACATAATCTGCCGGCGGAGAATTCGCTTGTCATCCCCTTCAGCTTCCTCAAAATCCTGGAATAAGTTATAAAACATATATTCACGGCCATAAAAATGATTGGCGAATTGGTTTTCAATTAAATAAATAATATATGTGCGCATACTGTCCCTCCTATTCCTTTGCATCTATTATAGACAAAATAGTATACATTTTCTGTAAAAATCTGATGCAGATAACCTCTAATTTTGTCGAAAGGATGAATTTTGCTTGCATTTGCTCCAATTAGGTCAAAAGTTTGACGGTTGTCTCCTTTTTAAAGCATATGTTTAGGGAAAACTGAAAGATTATCAAAAAGAAAGAGTAAGATTAATAGCTCCATTCGTCATCTCATAACTCTTAATGTGACCAACGGGCACTTTTTTGACGATATCCCATGAATTAAAATCAATTTTTACCGTACGTTCACTGTATTGCGCAAAAGGCGGTTTATGGAATAATCGTGAATTAATCATATTTATATCAACCGGCTTTACTCGAATTAACTCAAACAGGATGATTCTCTTTTCCATATGAATGGGCTTTAAAGCTACTTCAAAGGCTATATCCTTCCTAATTAAACCTTTCTTCATCTCAGTTGTCCCTCTAATAACCAAATTCTCAGAGGATATTTCTACCTTAATATCCTTAAGCTCTGGCTGCCTTTTAATCAGCTGTTCTAGCATCACCGGCTTAATAGGGATCGTCACCCCATCTCTTCCTATTTCCTTCCATTTGTTACGGAGTTTATCGAACATGCATCTGTTCACCTCAACCTATCTTTGTTTAGGATGTATACCCTCTAAATAACTGAGGAATGTCTGCCATTTCTCTTGTTTTCCTCTAGTGATTTATGCTATATTTCCCAACTTAATGACTATTTTCGTAAATCTGACTTTCCTTGTAATCCATATACAAATGGGGTTTGAATGGAAGTACACTCTGTGGTAGTCGGGAGCATCATGGGGAAATTCAGTTAAATCAGCACGCATAAAAGCTGGGATAACTCAAGCTAAACTAGCGGAAGCTGCGGGCATAACGAGACAGACTGTAGGCCTGAACGAAAAGGGGGCATATCACCCTCCCTTGAAATTATGCCTGCTCATATGCTATGCAGTTAACGCCACAATAGGTGAACTTTTTTGGGTAGATGAGGAGGATTCAGAAAGAAGAAAATACAGGATGAACGGCTGATCTTAAAGAACCTACAAAACATCAGGAGTGTCTATATCATTCAAACCATCGGGATTATCGATATACTCAGCTATTCCTT includes:
- a CDS encoding putative toxin-antitoxin system toxin component, PIN family translates to MTKRYKVVLDTNVFIHGWFYGDEDCQTILKLVKKRKIYIGFSQDSIGELMYVSKNFARNFIRKEQDRLSFMSDISKLFYYGSSANISQMPDIDKIKDKTDLMFVKCAFVYEADFLVSNDYRSGMFDIDGQSFHVVNTSDFLKVYKES
- a CDS encoding YneF family protein, with translation MLYYILTGIIALLAGVALGFFIARKYMMDYLKKNPPINEQMIKMMMTQMGMKPSQKKVNQMMNAMNKQQGK
- the sirA gene encoding sporulation inhibitor of replication protein SirA — translated: MRTYIIYLIENQFANHFYGREYMFYNLFQDFEEAEGDDKRILRRQIMCVTKRIPANLFNSYMNEKIKSKQGCFEENGVYYIRKNRNGAFSEASLGYRNHSLILHASGSYESETIFFEWLRQWNPYFLALDTGEGRCAWLRPIKQPKFILS